A portion of the Drosophila sechellia strain sech25 chromosome 2R, ASM438219v1, whole genome shotgun sequence genome contains these proteins:
- the LOC6609688 gene encoding dolichyl-diphosphooligosaccharide--protein glycosyltransferase subunit 2: protein MLKLGLVIFCVLVASGPTWSSRTVDSHLGQKDLSRLQKVFVDGFGSSDLQSIFFSSLNIQLTDATQKEPLCKKIATLHSESKLNSFEKDYYYIGASRNLGCSAKIDEGLLSKVYSSLNSELGSSQEIFYRVVTHKVLGVEIHEATQGKLVKRLQELLKKDDTLSGLGYAFNVAPLLGASASFIANRVEDAIVQADEVDGKLLQFEGGLSITSLIINGAFGVSKTFNKPVPVTADQAVKFANYFLSRRSVQTAKGAHVLIEALKTISGADKIAPVCVQLIGNGQLDAQSPTLNVAVVDLLGKPLSPAPKVINAKIIRKKDSSVLADKITVASKSSDKTTYVADLASLKPARGVYQAELSADGVYTQTLQFKVLGRVKVQSLEVGIAESDASAATRKQSVTYPGKLQEVLSADSTQKLLLKAVLVDESTSKPLAVHQAFVRLYNKKTDKEIIFVAEQDSSKAYKFDMDVGNNGKNFNYQSGTYSIYLTVGDSSLSNSFEWLVAEVQLKFNEDKEVKPKTTSGPLPEIIHQFRVPDKRPPRIVSDIFTGLCITPLVLLFVFWGKLGINVSNLTLAPSTIGFHLGFGGILVLFFVFWLQLNMFQTLRLLIPIAVFTFLAGNRLLRRLYAQRNSKASAS, encoded by the exons ATGTTAAAGCTAG GTCTGGTCATCTTCTGCGTGTTGGTCGCTAGTGGACCGACGTGGAGCTCTCGCACCGTGGACAGCCACCTGGGGCAAAAAGATCTCAGCCGCCTGCAAAAAGTTTTCGTGGACGGATTTGGCTCCAGTGACCTGCAGTCGATCTTCTTCTCCAGCCTTAACATCCAACTGACTGATGCCACCCAAAAGGAGCCGTTGTGCAAGAAGATTGCTACGCTGCATTCCGAGTCCAAGCTGAAC AGCTTCGAAAAAGACTACTACTACATTGGTGCTAGCAGAAACCTGGGGTGCTCCGCAAAGATTGATGAGGGTCTGCTTTCCAAGGTGTACAGTTCCCTGAACTCGGAGCTCGGCAGCTCTCAGGAGATCTTCTACCGCGTGGTCACCCACAAAGTGCTCGGCGTAGAGATCCATGAAGCCACTCAGGGAAAACTAGTGAAGCGTTTGCAAGAACTGCTCAAAAAGGACGACACACTCAGCGGCCTGGGATACGCTTTCAATGTTGCTCCACTTCTGGGTGCCAGTGCCTCCTTTATCGCAAATCGCGTGGAGGATGCCATAGTGCAAGCAGATGAAGTTGACGGCAAGCTCCTGCAGTTCGAAGGCGGTCTCAGTATCACATCCCTGATCATCAATGGTGCTTTCGGCGTGAGCAAGACCTTTAACAAGCCCGTGCCCGTTACTGCTGACCAGGCAGTTAAGTTTGCGAACTACTTCCTTAGCCGCCGATCCGTCCAAACCGCCAAGGGAGCTCATGTGCTGATCGAGGCGCTGAAGACTATCAGTGGAGCCGATAAAATTGCTCCCGTTTGCGTGCAGCTCATTGGCAACGGTCAGTTGGACGCTCAGTCGCCGACTCTGAATGTAGCCGTTGTTGATCTGCTCGGCAAGCCTTTGTCACCTGCCCCCAAAGTCATCAATGCAAAGATTATTCGCAAGAAGGACAGCTCTGTTTTGGCTGATAAAATCACTGTGGCCTCGAAATCCTCGGACAAGACCACCTATGTGGCTGATTTGGCCAGCTTAAAGCCAGCTCGCGGCGTTTACCAGGCGGAGTTGAGTGCCGATGGTGTCTACACCCAGACACTGCAGTTCAAGGTTCTCGGCCGCGTTAAGGTTCAATCTCTGGAGGTGGGCATTGCGGAATCTGATGCTAGCGCTGCAACCCGCAAGCAAAGTGTGACCTATCCAGGCAAACTCCAGGAGGTTCTCTCGGCTGACAGCACCCAGAAGCTTTTACTGAAGGCCGTTCTGGTAGATGAATCCACCAGCAAGCCTCTGGCTGTTCATCAGGCATTCGTTCGACTCTACAACAAGAAAACTGACAAGGAGATCATCTTTGTGGCCGAGCAAGATAGCAGCAAGGCGTACAAATTCGACATGGATGTTGGCAACAACGGAAAGAACTTCAACTACCAGAGCGGCACCTACAGCATTTACTTGACCGTGGGTGATTCCTCTCTGTCCAACTCCTTTGAGTGGTTGGTTGCTGAAGTCCAATTGAAATTCAACGAGGATAAGG AAGTCAAGCCTAAGACCACTTCTGGTCCCCTGCCCGAAATCATTCATCAGTTCCGAGTGCCCGACAAGCGCCCGCCCCGCATTGTGTCTGATATCTTCACCGGACTGTGCATAACCCCGCTTGTGCTGCTTTTCGTGTTCTGGGGAAAACTGGGCATCAATGTGTCTAACCTAACGTTGGCCCCGAGCACGATCGGCTTTCACCTGGGTTTCGGTGGCATTCTGGTGCTGTTCTTCGTGTTCTGGCTGCAGCTTAACATGTTCCAGACACTGCGCCTGCTGATTCCCATCGCAGTATTCACATTCCTGGCTGGCAACCGATTGCTGAGACGTCTTTACGCACAACGTAACTCGAAAGCAAGTGCGTCGTAA